The following are encoded in a window of Limibacter armeniacum genomic DNA:
- the hutI gene encoding imidazolonepropionase, giving the protein MKLIGPFAQILTLASLPEKGAIADEELDVLENGGVVVANGKVVTVGDYDTLLSEYPNIEKEVIEEEQVLLPGFIDCHTHICWAGSRARDYAMRIAGKPYLEIAKAGGGIWDSVTKTRNASLEELVENTVNRAERHLADGITTIEVKSGYALSLEGELKMLKAIKEANRQVIADLVATCLAAHIKPKDFEGTQEEYLNHILNDLLPEVKKQELANRVDIFIEETAFGEDESKAYLQKAKEMGFEITVHADQFSTGGSAVAKEVGALSAEHLESSTDKEIELMANADMVAVALPGASLGLGMAYTPARKLLDKGASVAIASDWNPGSAPMGDLLMQAAVLSAAEKLSTAEVFAGLTFRAAKALGVSDRGRIIENQLADLQAYPVSDFREILYQQGRLKPVTVWKKGIQI; this is encoded by the coding sequence ATGAAACTGATAGGACCATTTGCTCAGATTCTCACTTTGGCAAGTCTACCGGAAAAAGGTGCTATTGCTGATGAGGAATTGGATGTGCTGGAAAATGGGGGCGTAGTAGTAGCCAATGGCAAGGTTGTCACAGTGGGCGATTATGATACTTTGCTTTCAGAATATCCCAATATTGAAAAAGAAGTCATAGAGGAGGAGCAGGTTTTATTGCCAGGTTTTATTGACTGTCATACGCATATTTGTTGGGCTGGAAGCCGTGCACGAGATTATGCGATGCGAATTGCAGGAAAGCCATATCTTGAAATAGCTAAAGCTGGTGGTGGTATCTGGGATTCTGTAACCAAAACAAGAAATGCCTCATTGGAAGAGTTGGTTGAAAATACAGTTAACAGAGCGGAGAGACATTTGGCAGATGGTATCACTACGATTGAAGTGAAGAGTGGATATGCCTTGAGTCTTGAAGGTGAGCTGAAGATGTTGAAGGCAATCAAAGAGGCAAACCGTCAAGTAATCGCAGACTTGGTTGCTACATGCTTGGCTGCGCATATAAAACCTAAAGATTTTGAAGGTACTCAAGAAGAATACCTTAACCATATTCTAAATGACCTTTTACCTGAGGTTAAAAAGCAGGAGTTGGCAAACCGTGTAGATATCTTTATAGAAGAGACAGCATTTGGTGAAGACGAGTCCAAGGCCTATTTGCAGAAGGCAAAAGAAATGGGGTTTGAGATTACGGTACATGCAGACCAGTTTTCTACAGGTGGCAGTGCTGTAGCGAAGGAAGTAGGTGCATTGTCTGCCGAGCACCTCGAAAGCAGTACTGACAAGGAAATTGAGTTGATGGCCAATGCAGATATGGTGGCTGTAGCCTTGCCAGGAGCATCCTTGGGATTGGGAATGGCTTATACACCTGCTCGAAAATTATTGGATAAAGGAGCAAGTGTAGCAATTGCAAGCGACTGGAATCCAGGTTCAGCACCGATGGGAGATTTGCTGATGCAAGCTGCTGTATTGAGTGCCGCAGAAAAGTTGAGTACCGCTGAGGTATTTGCAGGGTTGACTTTCCGTGCTGCTAAAGCTTTGGGCGTATCAGACAGAGGAAGAATAATAGAAAACCAGTTGGCAGACTTACAAGCTTACCCTGTAAGTGATTTCCGTGAGATACTTTACCAGCAGGGGAGACTGAAGCCTGTAACTGTCTGGAAAAAAGGAATTCAGATATAA
- a CDS encoding sensor histidine kinase — translation MDTRAIHNIPSRLSAEKIQLLTTHTHSAYWEYDFTTEKIAFSSNLFTMIGQPEVQGYTPIRKFKKVIEKESSERLLYFLHMLKKGDHTAFSMRFNCLYGNGELINFEMKAHRLNTKQVFGTLLLISKAGDATEKQTESAIESERKRIGRELHDHLGQYLTAISIALDKLTIENDQLTEKSLPALYKSQQLIKDSINVCRELSHQLTAENQLPLATELQRIAAIPENIFDGEITFHHNIEGMVFSDILTHNICNIVQESINNCLKHAQATQITIQLINHKAENLITLTIEDNGLGFQTTPNSPVTQGIGLSNIKQYTGQLGGICDIESASQKGTAIIIQIPLSPNEPQLISSYGKN, via the coding sequence GTGGATACACGCGCCATTCATAATATACCTTCCAGACTAAGTGCTGAAAAAATCCAATTGCTTACCACTCATACGCACTCAGCCTATTGGGAATACGATTTCACTACAGAAAAAATCGCTTTCAGCAGTAACCTATTCACCATGATAGGACAACCTGAAGTTCAAGGTTATACCCCTATTCGTAAGTTTAAAAAAGTGATTGAGAAAGAATCATCCGAGAGGTTATTGTATTTTCTGCACATGCTCAAGAAAGGAGATCATACCGCATTCTCTATGAGGTTTAACTGCCTATATGGAAATGGTGAACTTATCAACTTTGAAATGAAAGCCCATCGCCTCAATACCAAACAAGTATTTGGCACCTTACTACTTATATCCAAAGCAGGTGACGCCACGGAAAAGCAGACAGAAAGTGCTATTGAATCGGAAAGGAAAAGAATTGGAAGGGAATTGCATGACCATCTAGGTCAATACCTGACAGCTATCAGTATTGCCTTAGATAAACTGACAATAGAAAATGACCAGCTTACTGAAAAAAGTCTTCCTGCACTTTATAAGAGTCAGCAACTGATCAAGGACTCCATTAATGTATGCAGAGAACTGTCCCACCAATTGACAGCTGAAAACCAGCTGCCACTTGCAACTGAATTACAGAGAATTGCTGCAATCCCCGAGAATATATTTGATGGAGAAATCACCTTTCACCATAATATTGAAGGAATGGTATTCAGCGATATTTTAACCCACAATATTTGCAATATCGTCCAAGAGTCCATAAATAATTGTCTAAAACACGCCCAAGCCACTCAAATAACTATTCAGCTGATCAACCATAAAGCTGAAAATCTCATTACACTAACAATTGAAGATAACGGTCTAGGTTTTCAAACCACCCCAAACTCACCAGTAACTCAGGGCATAGGCCTGTCCAACATCAAGCAGTATACAGGACAGTTAGGTGGCATCTGTGATATTGAAAGTGCCTCCCAGAAAGGCACTGCTATCATCATACAGATTCCTCTCTCGCCTAATGAGCCACAACTTATCTCAAGCTATGGAAAAAACTAG
- a CDS encoding response regulator transcription factor, with protein sequence MEKTRIMLVDDHKVIRDGIRSYFDDDPNYVVVIEAGSGEEALRLLKQVQVDIVIIDINMEEMDGITCTKQIVDNYEHINVIALTMLNEPQVIKQMMDAGAHAFLLKDCGKKELISALDTVRNGDIYYSNTATHTIMSSIGKKRASQTNTSKDIPLTPREKEVLMLITNEFSNKEIADTLFISMRTVDAHKRNLLEKTGSKNIAGLVKYALSLGIHENT encoded by the coding sequence ATGGAAAAAACTAGAATCATGTTGGTGGATGACCATAAGGTCATTCGTGATGGAATCCGCTCTTACTTTGACGATGACCCTAACTACGTTGTTGTTATTGAGGCAGGGAGCGGAGAAGAAGCCTTACGCTTACTCAAACAAGTTCAGGTAGATATTGTCATTATTGACATCAATATGGAAGAAATGGATGGCATTACCTGTACCAAACAAATTGTTGATAATTATGAGCATATCAATGTCATCGCACTAACCATGCTCAATGAGCCTCAAGTCATTAAGCAAATGATGGACGCTGGTGCACATGCATTCTTGTTAAAGGACTGTGGAAAAAAGGAGCTTATATCTGCCTTAGATACTGTCCGGAATGGTGACATCTATTACAGTAATACAGCTACGCACACCATAATGAGTAGTATAGGCAAAAAAAGAGCCTCTCAAACCAATACTTCAAAAGACATCCCTCTTACTCCCCGAGAAAAAGAAGTCCTTATGCTAATCACCAATGAGTTTTCCAATAAAGAAATAGCAGACACATTATTCATCAGTATGAGAACCGTAGATGCCCACAAACGGAATCTTTTGGAAAAAACAGGCTCAAAAAATATTGCAGGACTTGTCAAGTATGCTTTAAGCTTGGGTATTCATGAGAATACTTGA
- the hutH gene encoding histidine ammonia-lyase — MNTLFRYGHDRLTVGIALDIAAGRTQGVLSDEVRQKVSKSHADVAQIVASQRTVYGVNTGFGPLCTTKISEEDTKTLQHKILQSHSVGMGDNIPEEVSKLMMITKVHALAQGFSGIALETLERIIWHIDNDVVPAVPEQGSVGASGDLAPLSHLFLPLIGMGEVFVDGNLKPMAEVIQQRGLAPLELGPKEGLALINGTQFILSFAVKAVERLHNALEAADLIGAMSLEAMMGSARPFEKELHEIRPYKGNQLVAHRLDTLLNGSEILNSHLNCDRVQDPYSLRCMPQVHGASRNAWLHLKEMTEIELNAVTDNPIILDADNTISGGNFHGQPMALPLDYATIAAAEVGNISDRRSYLIIEGRYGLPKLLMKDTGLNSGMMIPQYTSAALVTENKTLCFPASADSVPTSLGQEDHVSMGSVSGRKTNQVISNLEKILAVELLNAAQGLDFRRPLKSTPVIEACHKFVREYVPFADEDRIFAKDLSALQQIISNKSLVTTANRIAEENGINFNGEHNELFGLY; from the coding sequence ATGAACACACTTTTCAGATACGGTCACGACAGGCTAACTGTCGGGATTGCACTTGATATCGCAGCAGGTCGTACACAAGGTGTATTGTCAGATGAAGTACGCCAGAAAGTAAGTAAAAGCCATGCAGATGTAGCACAAATTGTAGCTAGCCAAAGAACTGTATATGGTGTAAATACAGGTTTTGGTCCTTTGTGTACAACCAAGATTTCAGAGGAGGATACCAAGACGCTTCAACATAAAATCCTGCAAAGCCACAGTGTAGGAATGGGAGATAATATTCCTGAAGAAGTCTCTAAGCTGATGATGATTACCAAAGTTCATGCTTTGGCTCAAGGCTTTTCAGGTATTGCTCTAGAGACCCTTGAGCGTATCATATGGCATATTGACAATGATGTAGTACCTGCTGTTCCTGAACAAGGATCTGTAGGTGCATCAGGAGACTTGGCGCCTTTGTCTCACCTTTTCCTTCCTTTGATTGGTATGGGAGAAGTCTTCGTAGACGGCAACCTCAAGCCAATGGCAGAAGTGATACAACAGCGAGGTTTGGCGCCTTTGGAACTAGGTCCTAAAGAAGGTTTGGCTTTGATCAATGGTACGCAGTTCATCTTGTCTTTTGCAGTGAAAGCTGTTGAGCGACTTCACAATGCTTTGGAAGCAGCTGACCTGATCGGTGCTATGTCATTGGAAGCAATGATGGGGTCTGCAAGGCCATTTGAAAAGGAACTGCACGAAATCAGACCTTATAAGGGAAATCAGCTGGTTGCACATAGGTTGGATACCTTGCTTAATGGATCTGAAATCTTGAATTCACACCTTAATTGTGATCGGGTACAGGATCCATATTCACTACGTTGTATGCCTCAGGTTCATGGAGCTTCTAGAAATGCTTGGTTGCACCTGAAGGAAATGACAGAGATCGAGCTGAATGCCGTAACAGATAATCCAATTATTCTGGATGCAGATAATACTATCAGTGGTGGTAACTTCCATGGTCAGCCAATGGCATTGCCATTAGATTATGCTACAATTGCGGCAGCAGAAGTCGGTAATATCTCAGACAGAAGGTCTTACCTGATTATTGAAGGACGTTACGGTTTGCCAAAACTGTTGATGAAAGATACGGGACTGAACTCAGGTATGATGATTCCTCAGTATACTTCAGCGGCATTGGTGACTGAAAACAAAACACTTTGTTTCCCTGCAAGTGCAGATAGTGTTCCGACTTCTCTAGGTCAGGAAGACCATGTATCGATGGGATCTGTAAGTGGAAGAAAAACCAATCAGGTGATTTCCAATCTTGAAAAAATATTAGCAGTTGAGTTGTTGAATGCTGCACAGGGACTTGATTTCCGCAGACCATTAAAGTCTACACCTGTGATTGAGGCTTGCCACAAATTTGTGAGGGAGTATGTACCATTCGCAGATGAGGACAGGATTTTTGCCAAAGACTTGTCAGCATTACAGCAAATCATCTCAAATAAATCATTAGTAACCACAGCTAACCGTATAGCTGAAGAAAACGGAATAAACTTCAATGGAGAACACAACGAACTATTCGGACTTTATTAA
- the hutU gene encoding urocanate hydratase has product MENTTNYSDFIKEFAAHPHYKAPRGNKLHAKSWQTEAALRMFLNNLDAEVAENPDELVVYGGIGQAARNRESLEKIIQVLLELDENHSLLVQSGKPVGVVRTHPQAPRVMIANSNLVPAWADWKHFEELRERGLMMYGQMTAGSWIYIGTQGILQGTYETFVSCGNKHFDGDLRHKLLVTGGLGGMGGAQPLAATLAGATFLGVDIDPTRIQKRIDTRYIDKMTYSYEEAIQWVMEAKEKGENLSVGLVGDIGDVLERLIQDGITPDVLTDQTSAHDPLNGYVPNGMSLEEALQLRKDNPELYKEKSIKSMARHVELMLKLQEKGAVTFDYGNNLREFARQGGCENAFNFPGFTPAYIRPLFCEGKGPFRWVALSGDPEDIYTTDQALKEAFPENDHLIKWLDEAREKVAFQGLPSRICWLGMGEREKAGLIFNDLVRTGKVKAPIIIGRDHLDCGSVASPNRETESMLDGSDAVSDWPLLNLMSNTAGGATWVSFHHGGGVGMGYSQHAGQVILADGTDRADECIRRVLYNDPAMGIFRHADAGYDKAKEVGDNFGMLI; this is encoded by the coding sequence ATGGAGAACACAACGAACTATTCGGACTTTATTAAGGAGTTTGCGGCACACCCGCACTATAAGGCTCCTAGAGGAAATAAACTTCATGCTAAATCATGGCAGACTGAAGCTGCTCTACGTATGTTCCTGAATAACCTGGACGCGGAAGTAGCTGAAAACCCTGACGAACTGGTCGTGTATGGCGGTATCGGTCAGGCTGCAAGAAACCGTGAGTCTCTGGAAAAAATCATTCAAGTACTGCTGGAGCTTGATGAGAACCACTCTTTATTGGTACAGTCAGGTAAACCTGTTGGTGTGGTAAGAACACACCCTCAAGCACCAAGAGTAATGATTGCAAACTCTAACTTGGTACCTGCTTGGGCTGATTGGAAACACTTTGAAGAACTGAGAGAGCGAGGTCTGATGATGTACGGTCAGATGACTGCTGGCTCTTGGATATATATTGGAACACAAGGTATCCTGCAAGGTACTTACGAGACGTTTGTTTCTTGTGGTAACAAGCATTTTGATGGAGACTTGCGTCACAAGCTACTGGTAACAGGTGGTCTTGGTGGAATGGGTGGCGCTCAGCCACTAGCTGCAACATTGGCAGGAGCAACATTCCTTGGCGTGGATATTGACCCTACAAGAATCCAGAAACGTATTGATACGCGCTACATCGACAAGATGACTTACTCATATGAGGAAGCCATCCAATGGGTAATGGAAGCAAAGGAAAAAGGTGAAAACCTTTCTGTTGGTTTGGTAGGGGATATTGGAGATGTGCTGGAGCGCTTGATTCAGGATGGTATCACGCCAGATGTTCTGACTGACCAGACTTCTGCTCATGACCCACTGAATGGCTATGTTCCAAACGGTATGTCACTTGAAGAAGCACTTCAGTTGCGTAAAGACAACCCTGAACTTTACAAGGAGAAGTCTATCAAGAGTATGGCTCGCCACGTAGAGTTAATGCTGAAACTTCAGGAGAAAGGTGCTGTCACGTTTGATTATGGTAACAACCTTCGTGAATTTGCAAGACAGGGTGGTTGTGAAAATGCATTTAACTTCCCAGGTTTTACACCGGCATATATCCGTCCATTGTTCTGTGAAGGCAAAGGACCTTTCCGTTGGGTAGCACTTTCAGGTGATCCTGAAGATATCTATACAACAGATCAGGCACTGAAAGAAGCATTCCCTGAGAATGATCACCTGATCAAGTGGTTGGATGAGGCAAGAGAAAAAGTAGCTTTCCAAGGGTTGCCGTCCCGAATCTGTTGGTTGGGAATGGGTGAGCGTGAGAAAGCTGGCTTGATCTTCAATGACCTTGTAAGAACTGGAAAAGTGAAAGCACCTATCATTATCGGTCGTGACCATTTGGATTGTGGTTCAGTAGCGTCCCCTAACAGAGAGACTGAGTCAATGCTTGATGGCTCAGATGCTGTATCAGATTGGCCATTGCTGAACCTGATGTCGAATACGGCAGGTGGTGCTACTTGGGTATCATTCCACCATGGTGGAGGTGTAGGTATGGGATACTCTCAGCACGCAGGTCAGGTAATTCTAGCTGACGGTACTGATCGTGCAGATGAGTGTATCCGTCGTGTATTGTACAATGATCCAGCGATGGGCATTTTCCGTCATGCGGATGCAGGGTATGATAAGGCAAAAGAAGTTGGCGACAACTTTGGAATGTTGATTTAA
- the eno gene encoding phosphopyruvate hydratase — protein MSFIQNIHARQILDSRGNPTVEVEVMTDNGKIGRAAVPSGASTGEHEAVELRDKGDAYLGKAVTKAVDNVNSIIAEELIGYSVFEQNLIDDIMIKIDGTENKSKLGANAILGVSLAVAHAAAAELGLPLYRYVGGVSANTLPVPMMNIINGGSHSDAPIAFQEFMVQPVNAPNFTKAIQMGCEVFHHLKKVIHDRGLSTAVGDEGGFAPAFDSTEDALDSVLLAIRNAGYEPGKDITIALDCASAEFYVDGKYDYTKFNDTKGGVKTPAEQAEFLAQLVDKYPITSIEDGMDENDWEGWKILTDKVGDKCQLVGDDLFVTNVKRLSEGIEKGIGNSILIKVNQIGTLTETIAAVDMAHRAGYTSVMSHRSGETEDTTIADLAVALNCGQIKTGSASRSDRMAKYNQLLRIEESLGEVAKYPGFAAFKQKFSFNK, from the coding sequence ATGAGCTTTATCCAAAACATTCATGCAAGACAAATTCTTGACTCTAGAGGTAATCCTACTGTAGAAGTTGAGGTAATGACTGATAATGGTAAAATCGGCCGTGCTGCAGTACCTTCTGGTGCTTCAACTGGTGAGCACGAAGCAGTTGAGCTGAGAGACAAAGGCGATGCTTACTTGGGTAAAGCCGTTACTAAAGCGGTTGACAATGTAAATAGCATCATCGCTGAGGAGTTGATCGGTTACTCTGTATTCGAGCAGAACCTGATCGACGATATCATGATCAAGATTGACGGCACTGAAAATAAATCAAAGCTGGGTGCTAACGCCATTTTGGGTGTTTCACTGGCAGTAGCACATGCAGCAGCAGCAGAGTTGGGTCTTCCTCTTTACAGATACGTAGGTGGAGTTTCAGCAAACACGCTTCCTGTACCAATGATGAACATCATTAACGGTGGTTCTCACTCGGATGCTCCTATTGCTTTCCAAGAGTTTATGGTACAGCCTGTAAATGCACCAAACTTCACAAAAGCAATCCAAATGGGTTGTGAGGTATTCCATCACCTGAAAAAAGTAATCCACGATAGAGGCTTGAGCACTGCTGTAGGTGACGAAGGTGGTTTCGCTCCTGCATTTGATTCTACAGAGGATGCACTTGACAGTGTTCTTTTGGCTATCAGAAACGCTGGTTACGAGCCAGGTAAAGACATTACTATCGCGCTGGACTGTGCATCAGCTGAGTTCTACGTTGATGGTAAGTACGACTACACTAAATTCAACGATACTAAAGGTGGTGTGAAAACTCCAGCTGAGCAAGCTGAGTTCTTGGCACAGTTGGTAGACAAATACCCTATCACTTCAATCGAAGACGGTATGGATGAAAACGACTGGGAAGGTTGGAAAATCCTGACTGACAAAGTCGGTGACAAGTGCCAGTTGGTAGGTGATGACTTGTTTGTAACAAACGTGAAGCGTCTGTCTGAAGGTATCGAGAAAGGTATTGGTAACTCAATCCTGATTAAAGTAAACCAGATTGGTACACTTACGGAAACAATTGCAGCAGTAGATATGGCTCACAGAGCTGGTTATACTTCTGTAATGTCTCACAGATCAGGTGAAACTGAGGATACTACAATTGCAGACCTTGCAGTTGCTTTGAACTGTGGACAAATCAAGACAGGTTCAGCATCAAGATCTGACCGTATGGCTAAATACAACCAACTGCTTAGAATTGAGGAGTCTTTGGGCGAAGTAGCAAAATACCCGGGTTTCGCTGCTTTCAAGCAAAAATTTAGCTTCAACAAGTAA
- a CDS encoding MarR family winged helix-turn-helix transcriptional regulator: protein MDFYKELGALIFGSRLKRISDRFLSDVNKVYTQLEIPFDASWFPVFYLLDKEERISLIEVSDKLEVSHSAISQLVTNLERKKLVKTEKDPEDGRKRLITLTNEGLEVKNKAKAVWDALQGAMGELLMEGTHSQHLLKGFDELENNLDQKDLKERVLEKIGVSSQ from the coding sequence ATGGACTTCTACAAAGAATTAGGTGCCTTAATATTTGGTAGCCGACTTAAAAGAATCAGTGACCGTTTTCTTTCTGATGTAAACAAGGTCTATACGCAATTGGAAATACCATTTGATGCAAGTTGGTTTCCTGTGTTCTACCTGTTGGATAAAGAAGAGCGAATCTCATTGATTGAGGTTTCAGACAAACTGGAGGTGAGTCACTCTGCTATCAGTCAATTAGTGACAAACCTAGAAAGGAAAAAACTGGTCAAGACAGAGAAAGACCCTGAAGATGGTAGGAAGAGACTGATTACGCTGACTAATGAAGGTCTTGAAGTGAAAAATAAGGCAAAGGCTGTATGGGATGCCTTACAAGGGGCAATGGGCGAATTGCTGATGGAAGGTACACACAGTCAACACTTGTTGAAAGGTTTTGATGAGTTGGAAAACAACTTGGACCAAAAAGATTTGAAAGAAAGAGTGCTGGAAAAAATCGGAGTGTCTTCCCAATAA
- the apaG gene encoding Co2+/Mg2+ efflux protein ApaG produces the protein MTTAITNGIKVSIETHFQEDYSDVKESHFVFTYRVLIENMSDYTVQLISRKWHVCNAFGFREKIEGDGVVGKQPILEPGEKHQYVSGCNLQTEIGKMSGSYIMERLLDGSNIEVEIPEFVLSTPYRLN, from the coding sequence ATGACTACAGCTATTACAAATGGCATCAAGGTAAGTATAGAAACACACTTTCAAGAAGATTATTCCGATGTTAAAGAATCACACTTTGTCTTTACTTATAGAGTATTGATTGAGAACATGAGTGACTACACCGTACAACTCATCAGCCGCAAGTGGCACGTTTGCAACGCCTTCGGGTTTAGAGAAAAAATTGAAGGTGATGGAGTTGTTGGTAAACAGCCAATCTTGGAACCAGGTGAGAAACATCAATATGTTTCGGGTTGTAACCTCCAAACTGAGATAGGAAAAATGAGTGGTTCTTACATCATGGAAAGACTACTTGATGGTTCAAATATTGAAGTTGAAATACCTGAATTTGTACTTTCAACTCCCTATCGTCTCAATTGA
- a CDS encoding RluA family pseudouridine synthase — MDGDMQDGEEVKFDEMRIDVDMGQALLRIDKFLVNRIPNLSRNRIQDGIRDGDVLVNGFPVKPNYKVRAGDVVMVIMPQQRGDTEVVPQNIPLNVVYEDDDLLVVNKEPGMVVHPGFNNWDGTLVNALVYHFGQLPTAFNADDKPGLVHRIDKDTSGLLVVAKTEQAMNHLARQFYDHSIERTYYALVWGEPDEEQGTVKNFIGRSFSDRRVSTVHEEGNYGKFAVTHYKVLKRLRYVSLVQCNLETGRTHQIRVHMKYLGHPLFGDVMYGGNRILKGVNTGKYKQFVENCFSILPRQGLHAKSLGFVHPRTGKWMQFDTELPEDLTTVLEKWDNYLQYN; from the coding sequence ATGGATGGAGATATGCAGGACGGCGAAGAAGTAAAGTTCGACGAAATGCGTATCGATGTGGATATGGGACAGGCGCTGCTTCGCATTGACAAGTTTTTGGTAAATCGAATCCCAAATCTGTCTAGAAACAGAATTCAGGATGGAATCCGCGATGGAGATGTACTGGTAAATGGATTTCCAGTTAAACCTAATTATAAGGTTAGGGCTGGAGATGTTGTAATGGTAATAATGCCTCAGCAAAGAGGAGATACAGAAGTAGTACCTCAGAATATCCCTCTTAATGTTGTATATGAAGATGATGATTTGCTTGTGGTGAACAAGGAGCCGGGCATGGTCGTACACCCTGGGTTTAACAACTGGGATGGTACCTTGGTCAATGCATTGGTTTATCATTTTGGGCAGTTGCCAACTGCGTTCAATGCTGATGATAAGCCAGGGTTGGTTCACCGTATTGACAAAGACACTTCAGGGCTGCTGGTAGTTGCCAAGACTGAGCAGGCTATGAATCACTTGGCGAGACAGTTTTATGATCACTCAATTGAGCGTACCTACTATGCCTTGGTTTGGGGAGAGCCAGATGAGGAGCAAGGAACAGTCAAGAATTTTATAGGACGTAGTTTTTCGGATCGTCGTGTTAGTACAGTCCATGAAGAAGGAAACTATGGTAAGTTTGCTGTTACTCATTACAAGGTGCTGAAACGATTAAGATATGTATCGTTAGTGCAATGTAACCTTGAGACAGGACGTACGCACCAAATCCGTGTTCATATGAAGTACCTTGGGCATCCACTTTTTGGAGATGTGATGTATGGAGGTAACAGAATCCTTAAAGGGGTGAATACAGGTAAGTACAAGCAGTTTGTTGAAAATTGTTTTAGTATTTTACCAAGACAAGGACTTCACGCAAAGTCTTTAGGATTCGTCCATCCAAGAACAGGGAAATGGATGCAGTTTGATACCGAATTGCCAGAGGATTTGACAACTGTCTTGGAGAAGTGGGATAATTACCTGCAATACAATTAA